The Glycine max cultivar Williams 82 chromosome 3, Glycine_max_v4.0, whole genome shotgun sequence sequence GTTAATAGATTTCGTACCATAAGAGCGCAGGGACCATAGAATATTAATCTTATTTGTTTTCCATTTTCGAAATTTAAATTTCCCTGCTAAATCTTAGTGTAAGTTGAACActtaaatatagaaaaaggaaaaatagaactaGAACATGAAAAGAACATGACGGTGAAAAAAGTATTGATAATGTTTCCTCTCAAACTTAGTTTCTAGCTAAGTACTTTATTGGACTATATTTACGTTTGTCAAGTACTTTATTGCAGTATATTTACGTTTGTCTTAACAGATTTGCAATTGCAAGACGGTTTCTTTTTACGCAGTGAATTGTTGTTGCttgtagtgattttttttattgataggaATCAAAAACACATACTTGGTTGCTTATAGTGGGGTTTGTTCTTATCAtttgcttattttattaaaaaatattaaatggatTACAAGTAACATTTCTACACGTCCGCATGAAactattattttgtatttagaaTTATCTCTtctaacattattaaattgtgCAAGAACAATGTAagctgagttttttttttatcaatgttatACTTTGTAATCAATAATGGTATTGGAATTGTGATAAAATACACGCgcatgtataataaattataaagttattttaatcaatattattttttaatggatagttctaattataatttgtcTTTCAAAGTACACCTTTCATTATTTGAGAAGTTAAATAATTTGTGTTCTACTATCAAAGTAAAATCTCGGTCATACAATCATGATGGAtagtcaaaattattattttaattaattttgattttaataatctatttaaatatgatttaaatcACTCATCTTTCATATactatgagagagagagagagtacgtTGTATATTTTGATGAACGTTTTATAGTATACTTGCTAATCTAGTGTGGTTTTAGAGAGATATCATGTGGTGGGttgtgacaatttgaattttaattatgaacTTGTTCTGATTTAgcattcaattatataaattctCAGGCATGCACCTAAGGTAAAATTTATGCTGTGAAATAGTTTTTGACTAAAGTACTGCGCAAGGTAGTTAAGAGGTAATCATTATGGTTTGAATTTTCCTTTCCACGTCCGTTGTGTGTACCTAATGAATATtactaatcatattttttatactactTTTTAAGCATAGCTTACGCTTGCAAGTAATGTAGCTAGCAGCGAAAACTTTATCTTTAAGCAAattataaagtaattaattagatataCATTCTTATATATATGAGTCACCTAGATTATTCTATGCATCTGCTAAAACCAGAATTTGGGAAAGAATATACAAGAAGCCAATTaacatgttttcttttaattacctaTTCACCACCATTTTCTTAGTGCTAACATTCTTTCTTTATCCATCAAATGCTCAACTGAGTTCAACCTTCTACTCCAGCACATGCCCCAACGTGTCTTCCATTGTGCGCAGTGTTGTTCAGCAGGCTCTGCAATCTGATCCTCGAATTGCTGCGAGCCTAACTCGTCTTCATTTTCATGATTGCTTTGTTAATGTAATGTACACTATCAATTCAAACCTCcaaattacaaattttcaaGAAGCATGTGTTTATGTAACTGATAtctaaatgaatttttaatttgctCTCATAATTAACTGTCTGATATATATAATCTAAGCTTTGAGTAGTTTGTATGAAGgactaatattaataaatattttggtgTTTCAGGGATGTGATGGATCCATTTTGTTAGACGTAGGTGGCAACATAACACTGAGCGAGAAAACTGCAGGTCCCAACAATAATTCGGCTCGTGGCTTTGATGTGGTCGACAACATAAAGACATCTATTGAAAATTCATGCCCCGGTGTTGTATCTTGTGCTGATATTCTTGCCCTTGCTGCTGAAGTTTCGGTGTCTTTGGTAATTTACTTGTTATAATTAGTTAATGATTCTCCTTATCTTATCAAATTTCTTGCAAACCaatacttaattatatatataccatAAAAAATGTTGCAGAGGCATTTACTTTAGAGGGCATAACATAACtgcatattatatattaattatttgcaGGGAGGAGGTCCTTCATGGAACGTACTACTAGGAAGAAGGGACGGTTTGATTGCAAACCAATCTGGTGCGAACACATCCATTCCCAATCCAACAGAAAGCCTGGCCAATGTCACTGCCAAATTTGCTGCCGTTGGCCTAAACATAACTGATCTCGTTGCATTATCTGGTAATCATTATTATATTGCTTCCCCCGTCTACTTTCTTGTGTGCACACACAAACTTCATACAACATATGTagtggaataaaaaataatataaaagaatttttaacaATTCATGTCCTGAAATCAATT is a genomic window containing:
- the LOC100783115 gene encoding peroxidase A2; its protein translation is MFSFNYLFTTIFLVLTFFLYPSNAQLSSTFYSSTCPNVSSIVRSVVQQALQSDPRIAASLTRLHFHDCFVNGCDGSILLDVGGNITLSEKTAGPNNNSARGFDVVDNIKTSIENSCPGVVSCADILALAAEVSVSLGGGPSWNVLLGRRDGLIANQSGANTSIPNPTESLANVTAKFAAVGLNITDLVALSGAHSFGRAQCRFFNQRLFNFSGTGSPDPTLNTTYLATLQQNCPQNGSGNTLNNLDPSSPDTFDNNYFQNLLSNQGLLQTDQELFSTNGAATVSVVNNFAANQTAFFQAFAQSMINMGNISPLTGSQGEIRSDCKRVNGS